The DNA sequence GACATTTTATTATACCCAATAAAAAAAGATTAAAGCAAAATTGCTTTAACCTTTTAATAAATATAAATAATCCTATATTTTTATTTCTTTAGAATTCATACTAATATCTTTTTCTATAATTTAGTTGTTATAAAATTAAAAAGTTTACATAATTTAATTATTTAAACTTTTTAATTTTATTTTTACCATATTTATTTATATTCTATAAAATTTCTATATATACACCTTTTTTTATCTTCTTTGATACTTCTTTATTTATATCTATTATATTTTTATCTAGCTCTGATAGAGAATATACATTATTGTCTATATATACTCCTGGGTCTATAAGTCTTACTTTTCCTTTTATGTGTATATCATATTTTTTCTCATTAATTCTTAACTTTACATCTGGATTTAAATCTTTTACTAAATTTATTATTTCTATATTTTTAGATGATTTAAGTATCTCAAAAACTTCCTCATCAGTTTTTAATACATCTTGCATAGATAATTCATTATTATCTAATAATATTTTTATAGCCTTAGATAATTTTTCATATGAATACCCATTTACTGGATTCATAAAAAAATCTACAACCTCTTTGTAGTAAATTTCTAAAAACCACATAGCACTTTCTAAGTTAGTTGTAACAATTTCCCCATTTACTACACATATATTTTTCAAAAACTTATCTATATCAGATTTTTTTATATAACCATATCTATACATATCCCTAAGAGCATAATCAACTCTGTCTGCACATAATTTTGGCGATTCCTTTTCTAGTATCGTCCACTTTGACTCATCTAGTAAAATATCTTCATAGTTATATCCATGCTTATTAAGTATTTTTGGTATTTCAGAGTTTATGATAACTTCATTTAATATGTCTTCATGGTAGTCCTCATTATAATTACCTAGAGCAAAGTCTATAACATGTGAAAATGCAGTATGGGATATGTCATGAAGTAATCCTGCAATCTGTTCCTCAAGACTACCTCCAAGCCTTTTAATAAGAAGCATAACTCCTAAAGAATGTTCGTATCTAGTTACATTAAGATTTTTTTGTACTAAATATGTAGCTCCTACTTGATGTATTTTTTTTAATCGTTGTACAGCCTTACAATTTATTAACTCTTCTAATATATCTTCTATCTCAAATTCACCATATATATAATCTGTTACTATATTTGCCATAATATACCTCCTACTTAAATCATAAGACTATTATAACCTACATATGTAAAAAGTTAGGCAAATTTGACTAACTTTTTACATAAAACTTATCAATTTATGCTTTAAAACTTTAAATTCATCTTCGCTAATAATATTTAAATCAAGTAAGTTTTTTAATTTCAAAAGCTCATCAATTAAATTATAATTTTTAGAATCAATGTTTTCATTTTCCTCTTCATACTCTAAGCTATAGTCTCTATCAGAAAAAGATTTTTTTAAATCATAATTATTTACACTTTTTAAATTATTATCATTTTGACTTAAACTATTTGTTTCTATAAATTTTTTCTTACTTTTTATAATGTCTGATTTTTCTATTATATTTATATCTTTTGAATTTAATTTTTCATCATATACTCTAGAACTCTGGACTCTTATTAAACAATCTAGATATCCTTTTATCATTAAGGCATTTTTTAAAACTAAATCGTTTCTATTGTATAATTCTTTCATTGTTTCTTTTAAAGAACTATAACTATCTTCATTTATAATAAATCCTTTTTCTTGTATTGTGTCTATACAAATTTCATACATTTCTTCTTCACTGTAATCACTAAAATCTAATTGAAGAGGAAATCTGTATTTTAATGATTGATTATTTAAAATTATTTTTTCCATACCGGCTTTGCTACCTGATATTACTAAAATTATTCGATTTCTATTGTTATCAATAAATTTAATTAACATAGATACTATTTCATTATAATTATACTCATTTATAATTAAATCAAATTTATCAATTAAAACAATCTTTCCAATATGCTTATTAAATATATCATCTAGATATAAACCACTATTTATACTTGCTATTATTTCATCTTTATCAATCTCTACGATATTTTTAGATTTAACTCTACCCGTACTAAAATACATATCAGATAATATATTTAATACTTTTTTCTTACCAGTACCTATAGACCCTGTAAATATAATATTTCTATATTTATTTATGTTACTTCTTTTACCTAATTTCTCTCTTTTTTCCTCTATTTTAATCAATTTATATTGATTATTTAAAAATTGTTTTGCAGATTCATTTCCCTTTAAGCTTTTTAACTTTTCTTCTAAGTCAAAATTATTTTCATATTCTAATGTACTTATTTTTTCTATATCTTTTACTGTTATTAAGTTCATTTCATAAACACTTATATCTTCTTCAGCAATTCTTATACTCTGATGTCTTATTAAGCTTTCAACATAATTTCTAACCATTCGTCCATTTCCTGATTGAGAATCTGCATCTTCATATATTGTCTCAAAACTTGTTTTTAATGATACATATGCATTTTTAGATAATTTAAATCCTTTATTTTCTATTAATTTTATAGCCATTTCTAAAAGTTCATTTGGATTATAATCTTTAAATACAGTCCAAATTGGAAATCTTGATTTAAGTCCAATATTCACATCAAAGAAGTCTTCCATTTCCTCTTCATACCCTGCAAGTATAACTACTACATCTTGTCCATAATCCTCTATTAATTTTAGTAATGTTTCAATAGCTTCTTTACCTAAAGAATCATTAGCTAAAGTATAAGCTTCATCTATAAATAAAACTCCACCTATTGCTTCTTTAAATTTTTCTTCTGTTTTTCTTGATGTTTGACCTGGAATTTCAGATACAAAACTTGATCTATCAGTCTCAACTAATTGACCTACTTTTAAAAGTCCCATACTATTTAACATCTCTGCCACTAATCTAGCAATACTTGTTTTACCTGTACCCGGATTACCAGCAAAGACCATATTTAAATTCTGTTCAATTTTTGTATTTACTCCAGCTGACTTTCTTTTTTCTTGAGCTACTATTAACTTATACTGACTTCTCAATAAATTTTTCACTTCTGCTAAACCAACGATATTACTTAACCTTTCTTCTAAATCAAATTTTGTTTTTGCTTTAAAATTAAAGTTATCTCTTTCTAATAAGTCTATCTGTTTTGATTTATCAGTTAAATATTTCTTAGATGCATCTAATATAGCATTTTCAACTATGTTCCTAACAAATCTAGCATTTCCTAAATCATTTTTCCCGTTTATTTGATTTTTAGCAAATAAATCTATTAAGTCATGTTTAACATTTTTTGCTATCCTATAACCTTTTGACTTAGCTATATTTAAAGCTATCTGATACATTTGACTTGGCGTATAGTCTTCAAAGTGGATTATATTAGGGAATCTTGATTTTAAACCTGAGTTAAATGTTAAAAACTCTTCCATATCTTTTTCATATCCTGCAAGTATGACAACTAAATCATCTCTATTATCTTCAACACCTTTTAGTAAAGCATCTACTATCTCTTTACCAACTTTATCATCTTCGCTTTCACATAGTGAATAAGCTTCATCTATAAATAAAACCCCACCTATTGCTGAATTTATAATGTCTATTGTCCTTTTTGCTGTATCATTTATATTTTCAGTTACAAAATCAGCCTTGCTAACCTCTCTGTAAACACCTTTTTTTAATATTCCAAGTGCATTTAAATACTCAAATGTAACTCTTGCCGCATTGGTTTTTCCTGTTCCTGCATTTCCTGCAAAAATCATATTAAGTGATATAGTAGAAGTTTTTAATCCTAATCTCTCTCTTATTTTTTGTACTTTATAATTATTTTTTATATTATTTAAAAAATTTTTCAAATCTTCTATTCCAATTATAGAATTTAGTTTATATTCAGCCTCTTCAAGTGTTGGCATTGAATATTCACTTAAGTTAAATATTTCCTCATCAACTTTACAGTATATTTCATTATCTTTTACATATATTAAAATGTTACTTCCTTTTATGATTTCTTCTTCTCTTATAAAGTTTGTTATTGGTTTACTTAGTTTATAAGATACATATTCACTTATCCCAAAATTAGAATCTTTTTTATATGTTTCTTGTAAAAATTTGCATATTCCAAAGTACTCATCACTTTTATCATTTTCATTTATATCTAATATTATTTTTATTTCATATTCTGATTCCTTATCTCTTATAGTTTTTAATACTTCCCTTTTTACAATTTTATTTCTTTCTATTCGATTAAGGGGTTTAGTATGTAGTATTTTATCTATTTTATTATCAAAGTTTTTATTAAAAAATTTATTTATATCAAAATGTTCATTATCACTAACGTATACTAAAAACTTATTATGACAAACAATTTTATCTATTTTGTCTGTATCGTTAATAGTTGCTTCTAACAAAAATTTATTTTTTATAACATATTCATCATTTAAATTAAGGCATGTATTTGGGTATATACTAGATAATATATTTAATATATCTTTACTTGCTTTTTCTATATTCTTAAACATTACACAAGCAGAATCAGAACTTAATTTTTCATATAAGTCTGTTAAAAAAGAATTGTATCCTAAATTAAAATTATATGAACCTAAATCAATTTCATCTACGTTATTATTTTCTAAAAACTCATACTTTCCAAGATATTCAAATATACGTCTTATACTTGTTTTTTTTGCAGTTTCCTTTTCTCCAAGTAAAACTATTATACCTTTTTCATTTTCTATAAATTTACGCTTAAAATAATCACACAAATCTTTGAAAAAATCTTTTTGTCCTATAAGCTCCTGATCTAATTTATTTTCTATATCTTTAAACGTTTCGTCTATATTTATCATATTGACCATCTCCCTTAATGTTATAAATATAATTTCGTGTCTATTCTTCTATCGTAATCAGACCATCCATTAGATTTTGAATTTGTTTTTATTTGCTCTATTTTATTCATAGTAGCATCAATTCCATCTGCAAAATTTAATATAAAAGCTTCCTCCATATTACACTCTCTTGGCGAACCATACTCTAACTTTCCATGATGTTGTACAATACATCCTTTTATTCTTCTCACAAATTCTTCATTAAAGTCATGTTTCATATCATTTATTGCTCTATCTATAAGTTGAATTCCTATAACTATATGTCCTTCTAGCTCCCCTTGTAGAGTATACTTAAAAGGTCCATTAAAATCTAACTCATATAGCTTTCCTATATCATGTAGTTTAGCACTAAGTATAGCAACCTCTATGTTTTTACATCCATATTTTTCACAAAGTATTTTTGTTAAGTACATAACCCCGAGTGTATGTTCTGCAAGTCCTCCTATATAGTTATGATGCATTGATACCCCACCTATACCTTTTTTAAACTTATCTGAAAACTCTTCATTCTTAAAAAAGAAATCATTTAATTTTTTTGCATCATCTGATTTTATATATTCATCTGTTAAATTTTCTATATCACACATAATCTCTTCTATAGATCTTTTAACTGCTGGTAAATAATCATCTAACTCATAATTTTCAGATATGATTTCTATATTTTTCACTTCATCCATAGTAGGTTCTTTTTTACTTTCAACTTCAATTACTTGACCAGGTTTTAACTTAAACTTATTTGGTATTCTTGCTTTTATTTGCTCACTTTTATCCGTTAATATATAGGTTGTCATATTACTATCTCTATGTATTTTTTTCATAACCATAAGTGATGTTTTAAATTTTTTATCCATATCTATATCTTTTAAAAAAACCTTTTTATGCGCCATTTGGTTTACTCCTTTTATCTTTTAATTTATTATAGTTTTTATTATTTACAAATTTTATCAAATTTATATTTACTACTTTTCTAATACTATAAATTGGGTAAAAAATAAAAAGAGCATTTATGCTCTTTTTATTTTTTACCCAATTTAACTCTATATTTCCCAGGTTATTTTTTGTATTTAGTGAATTTTTAACATTAATATTTTTTGAGTTTATATTTCCTATATCAAAAGTGATATTAAATTTTTCAAAATTTTTGTTATTTATATACTAATGCATAATTGAATTAATTTTGGAACTACTAGTATTATAAAAAGTATAAAAACTATAACCTCAAATCCCAATGCAAATTTATCTTCTGTAGTTAAAGGTGATTTATTAACAGCCTTTAATCCAGATACCTCTTCTAAACTATTTATAAATCTTTCTGTATTTTTTCTATACCTACTTTTTAAATGATTTAAATATATAATCTTTTTATCTTTTGTTTCTATAAATGACATATATCCACTTCTTGTATCAACCCCATATGCTAATCCTTTAGAATATCTTTTATTTTTAATAGATTTGCCTATAAGCTTTATATCCTTTATATATATAGTTTTTTTACTTACTATTTTAAATCTTTCGCTTATTCCATAATAAATTAGCTTATCTTTAGTTAAATAAATCTTAAAAAAATATGCTGCATTATAATTTATATAAGATGTATTTACACCTGGCAGTGATATAAAACTAGGTACGAAAAGTTCATCTATAATTTCACTTTTTAAATTTTCCATATCTTTTTCTATAGTCTTTAAAATAATATATTTTAATAAATTGCTATTTTCAATCCCATGTTCTGAAATATTTGATTTTTCACCTAATTTATTTTTTAAGTTCAGAATTTCTTCCACTGTTACATCTATCTTAAATTTACTATTTAAATATTTTATTTCTTCAATAATTTTTATAGTTTTATTTTTTATCTTTTCTTTTTGTTCTTCATCCATACTATATTGACATAAGTCAAGTTCTGAATATTCTTCAATCTTAAAATTGTATTCATCTTTTTTCTTCATAATATTTACCCCCTATTTATACCTTTTAAAAACTTTTTAATCCGCATAATTCTTAGG is a window from the Paraclostridium sordellii genome containing:
- a CDS encoding HD domain-containing protein — encoded protein: MANIVTDYIYGEFEIEDILEELINCKAVQRLKKIHQVGATYLVQKNLNVTRYEHSLGVMLLIKRLGGSLEEQIAGLLHDISHTAFSHVIDFALGNYNEDYHEDILNEVIINSEIPKILNKHGYNYEDILLDESKWTILEKESPKLCADRVDYALRDMYRYGYIKKSDIDKFLKNICVVNGEIVTTNLESAMWFLEIYYKEVVDFFMNPVNGYSYEKLSKAIKILLDNNELSMQDVLKTDEEVFEILKSSKNIEIINLVKDLNPDVKLRINEKKYDIHIKGKVRLIDPGVYIDNNVYSLSELDKNIIDINKEVSKKIKKGVYIEIL
- a CDS encoding AAA family ATPase — translated: MINIDETFKDIENKLDQELIGQKDFFKDLCDYFKRKFIENEKGIIVLLGEKETAKKTSIRRIFEYLGKYEFLENNNVDEIDLGSYNFNLGYNSFLTDLYEKLSSDSACVMFKNIEKASKDILNILSSIYPNTCLNLNDEYVIKNKFLLEATINDTDKIDKIVCHNKFLVYVSDNEHFDINKFFNKNFDNKIDKILHTKPLNRIERNKIVKREVLKTIRDKESEYEIKIILDINENDKSDEYFGICKFLQETYKKDSNFGISEYVSYKLSKPITNFIREEEIIKGSNILIYVKDNEIYCKVDEEIFNLSEYSMPTLEEAEYKLNSIIGIEDLKNFLNNIKNNYKVQKIRERLGLKTSTISLNMIFAGNAGTGKTNAARVTFEYLNALGILKKGVYREVSKADFVTENINDTAKRTIDIINSAIGGVLFIDEAYSLCESEDDKVGKEIVDALLKGVEDNRDDLVVILAGYEKDMEEFLTFNSGLKSRFPNIIHFEDYTPSQMYQIALNIAKSKGYRIAKNVKHDLIDLFAKNQINGKNDLGNARFVRNIVENAILDASKKYLTDKSKQIDLLERDNFNFKAKTKFDLEERLSNIVGLAEVKNLLRSQYKLIVAQEKRKSAGVNTKIEQNLNMVFAGNPGTGKTSIARLVAEMLNSMGLLKVGQLVETDRSSFVSEIPGQTSRKTEEKFKEAIGGVLFIDEAYTLANDSLGKEAIETLLKLIEDYGQDVVVILAGYEEEMEDFFDVNIGLKSRFPIWTVFKDYNPNELLEMAIKLIENKGFKLSKNAYVSLKTSFETIYEDADSQSGNGRMVRNYVESLIRHQSIRIAEEDISVYEMNLITVKDIEKISTLEYENNFDLEEKLKSLKGNESAKQFLNNQYKLIKIEEKREKLGKRSNINKYRNIIFTGSIGTGKKKVLNILSDMYFSTGRVKSKNIVEIDKDEIIASINSGLYLDDIFNKHIGKIVLIDKFDLIINEYNYNEIVSMLIKFIDNNRNRIILVISGSKAGMEKIILNNQSLKYRFPLQLDFSDYSEEEMYEICIDTIQEKGFIINEDSYSSLKETMKELYNRNDLVLKNALMIKGYLDCLIRVQSSRVYDEKLNSKDINIIEKSDIIKSKKKFIETNSLSQNDNNLKSVNNYDLKKSFSDRDYSLEYEEENENIDSKNYNLIDELLKLKNLLDLNIISEDEFKVLKHKLISFM
- a CDS encoding HD domain-containing protein, translated to MAHKKVFLKDIDMDKKFKTSLMVMKKIHRDSNMTTYILTDKSEQIKARIPNKFKLKPGQVIEVESKKEPTMDEVKNIEIISENYELDDYLPAVKRSIEEIMCDIENLTDEYIKSDDAKKLNDFFFKNEEFSDKFKKGIGGVSMHHNYIGGLAEHTLGVMYLTKILCEKYGCKNIEVAILSAKLHDIGKLYELDFNGPFKYTLQGELEGHIVIGIQLIDRAINDMKHDFNEEFVRRIKGCIVQHHGKLEYGSPRECNMEEAFILNFADGIDATMNKIEQIKTNSKSNGWSDYDRRIDTKLYL